In Sporosarcina luteola, a single window of DNA contains:
- a CDS encoding ABC transporter ATP-binding protein — MEIVRVSNLQKAYGGNNVLRGIDFTANAGEIIGVIGKNGAGKSTFLEILMTLKPYDNGNVAVLGNELNTLTSNQIEEIRRDISVVLQPTQFYKTLKVVELLKLFKAYYNSPVDIEQIIADFKLQPHRKKYFDKLSGGWKQIVSLAIAFLSEPKLLILDEPTTGLDPHMRNMLWTYISEYNKRTDGTVILTTHNMDEVEMYCDKVMLLNDGVNEVFDSTEGILSSGYKSINEFYLSKVSI, encoded by the coding sequence ATGGAAATTGTGAGAGTCAGCAATTTACAAAAGGCATATGGGGGGAACAACGTATTAAGGGGAATTGATTTCACAGCGAATGCAGGAGAAATCATTGGAGTCATCGGCAAAAATGGTGCAGGGAAATCTACATTTCTAGAGATATTGATGACGCTGAAACCGTATGACAATGGAAATGTAGCCGTGTTGGGTAATGAATTGAACACGTTAACGTCCAACCAAATTGAAGAGATACGAAGGGACATATCAGTAGTTCTGCAGCCGACGCAGTTTTACAAAACGCTGAAGGTGGTCGAGTTGCTGAAGCTGTTCAAAGCATATTACAACTCACCGGTCGATATCGAACAGATCATTGCCGACTTCAAACTGCAGCCGCACCGGAAGAAATACTTCGATAAATTATCAGGAGGCTGGAAGCAAATCGTCAGTTTGGCAATTGCCTTTTTATCCGAGCCGAAACTCCTTATTTTGGATGAACCGACGACTGGCCTCGATCCACATATGCGCAATATGCTTTGGACGTATATTAGCGAGTACAACAAACGCACAGACGGGACGGTCATTTTGACGACACATAATATGGACGAAGTCGAAATGTACTGCGACAAAGTGATGCTCTTGAACGACGGCGTTAATGAAGTGTTTGATTCGACGGAAGGGATCCTTTCCAGCGGCTACAAATCAATCAACGAGTTTTACTTATCAAAAGTATCTATATAG
- a CDS encoding ABC transporter permease encodes MLLTQLKYDLLMFTREIFYLVFTIIVPPVTYLFMGQLFGNATYAGNLSYAETYTPSFILLITFGVVFFAFGFDQVMNRTTGVEKRIILSPVPKRTLLLSNILRSIIITSLGYFLVFFIGMIAYDLSFHSLNFILAFGTFILLNAALLIISSAIYSLFTSMNGALVFSIVIFQVVMFTGGFTMPIAMMPKFVQVIADFNPVYHMNQLFIAVWNGQLEWNAATLKSIGFIVLVTAISLLVIRFGNSLRKSSFKWYPTNRERGGDMGNESYTGH; translated from the coding sequence ATGTTACTTACTCAACTGAAGTACGACTTGCTAATGTTTACACGGGAGATATTTTATTTGGTGTTCACGATCATCGTTCCGCCGGTCACATATTTATTCATGGGGCAGCTCTTCGGGAACGCCACGTATGCCGGGAATCTTAGTTATGCAGAAACGTACACCCCTTCCTTCATTTTACTGATCACGTTCGGCGTCGTCTTTTTCGCATTCGGGTTCGATCAAGTAATGAACCGGACGACAGGCGTGGAAAAGCGGATTATTTTATCACCGGTACCGAAGAGGACATTGCTGCTATCGAATATCTTAAGGTCCATCATTATTACGAGCCTTGGCTATTTCCTAGTGTTCTTCATTGGCATGATCGCTTATGATCTATCATTCCATTCACTGAATTTCATTTTGGCATTCGGGACGTTCATCTTATTGAATGCAGCCTTGCTCATCATCTCTTCAGCGATCTACTCATTATTCACAAGCATGAACGGCGCGCTAGTTTTCTCCATTGTCATCTTTCAAGTAGTGATGTTCACTGGCGGGTTCACAATGCCGATTGCCATGATGCCAAAGTTCGTGCAAGTCATCGCTGATTTCAATCCGGTCTATCATATGAATCAACTCTTCATCGCCGTTTGGAATGGCCAGTTGGAATGGAACGCAGCGACACTCAAGTCTATTGGATTTATCGTCCTCGTCACTGCGATCTCTCTATTGGTCATACGTTTTGGAAATAGTCTGCGAAAATCTTCCTTCAAATGGTATCCTACTAATAGGGAACGAGGAGGAGATATGGGGAATGAAAGTTACACTGGACATTGA
- a CDS encoding LytTR family DNA-binding domain-containing protein has protein sequence MKVTLDIDEIYQETKVTIHCNEVDDSIKEILDFLKGKKSEFLVGRDGEMQHILKPDDIHYFHTEKEGVMAVTAAGSFSLKEKLYELEEMLSSAKFIRLSKSVIANLHELSRFEASFNGTLVVHFKSGAKEYVSRTYVSGIKEALKMNRRKNG, from the coding sequence ATGAAAGTTACACTGGACATTGATGAAATTTATCAGGAGACGAAAGTGACAATCCATTGCAATGAAGTGGATGATTCGATAAAGGAAATCCTTGATTTTTTGAAGGGGAAGAAATCGGAGTTTCTCGTCGGAAGAGATGGCGAGATGCAGCATATTTTGAAACCGGACGACATTCATTACTTCCATACCGAAAAGGAAGGTGTCATGGCAGTCACTGCGGCAGGCTCCTTTTCATTGAAAGAGAAGCTTTATGAGCTTGAGGAGATGCTGTCTTCCGCGAAATTCATCAGGCTATCGAAATCGGTCATTGCCAACTTGCATGAGCTAAGCCGTTTTGAAGCTTCATTCAACGGTACGTTAGTCGTCCATTTTAAATCCGGAGCGAAAGAGTATGTTTCGAGGACGTATGTGAGCGGCATCAAGGAAGCGCTGAAAATGAACAGGAGGAAAAACGGATGA
- a CDS encoding DUF3021 domain-containing protein, which produces MKTFLTRSVLGIFFGSFLAVVTILAVIYINNIEMLDAAILGKNLLGTVFCGWFFTVTPLLFENEKLTLPVQTTLHFLCVTVLYFIVAFIIGWIPFTVKGFIGMLGIFIVFYSIIWISFYMYFRKQAAKLNEELREL; this is translated from the coding sequence ATGAAAACGTTTTTGACAAGAAGTGTATTGGGCATTTTCTTTGGCTCATTCCTGGCAGTCGTTACGATCTTAGCGGTTATTTATATCAACAATATAGAAATGCTTGACGCAGCAATCCTCGGGAAAAACTTGCTCGGCACAGTATTTTGCGGTTGGTTCTTCACGGTGACTCCTTTGCTGTTTGAAAATGAAAAACTGACATTGCCGGTCCAGACGACACTGCATTTCTTATGTGTGACTGTGTTGTATTTCATCGTCGCCTTCATCATTGGATGGATTCCATTCACAGTGAAAGGATTTATCGGTATGCTCGGCATTTTCATCGTGTTCTATTCGATCATTTGGATTTCCTTCTACATGTACTTCAGGAAGCAAGCAGCGAAATTGAATGAGGAGCTGAGGGAGTTGTAA
- a CDS encoding LysE/ArgO family amino acid transporter → MVEAILHGIILAIGLILPLGAQNVFVFNQGALQPRLARALPVVITAGICDTILIVAAVSGVSLLILTFHWLETIMFAVGILFLLYIGISLWRSAPASMEAEAERFSPKKQILFAASVSLLNPHAIIDTIGVIGSNALSYSGEARFAFTLTTIIISWCWFFGLAVAGRVLGKMDTSGKFIGMLNKVSAVVVWTVAVYMAFRLLSKLI, encoded by the coding sequence ATGGTTGAGGCTATTCTTCATGGGATAATCCTAGCGATCGGGCTTATATTACCACTAGGCGCTCAAAATGTTTTTGTATTCAATCAGGGGGCTTTGCAGCCAAGGCTAGCCAGGGCACTTCCCGTCGTTATCACCGCGGGGATTTGTGACACGATTTTGATCGTGGCTGCAGTATCAGGAGTATCTCTGCTCATCTTGACATTCCACTGGTTGGAAACAATCATGTTTGCTGTCGGTATCCTGTTTTTACTGTACATCGGAATTTCTCTTTGGCGGAGCGCACCTGCGTCAATGGAGGCGGAAGCGGAACGGTTTTCTCCCAAGAAGCAGATTTTGTTTGCAGCATCCGTCTCTTTATTGAATCCACATGCCATCATCGATACGATCGGCGTGATCGGTTCGAATGCCTTAAGTTATTCAGGGGAGGCACGTTTTGCGTTCACGTTGACGACAATCATCATTTCATGGTGTTGGTTTTTCGGACTCGCTGTTGCTGGAAGAGTACTCGGCAAGATGGATACGAGCGGGAAATTCATTGGCATGTTGAATAAAGTCTCCGCTGTCGTCGTCTGGACGGTCGCGGTGTATATGGCGTTCCGGTTACTGAGCAAGCTTATTTGA
- a CDS encoding class I SAM-dependent rRNA methyltransferase, whose translation MTKTIDVQVNAQSIAAFKKGYPLILKDAVINPEVLQEEGSLIRLVDKYRKFIAKGYYGNQNKGIGWVLTRDENEEIDFAFFESKIAAALSRRESFFEDSETTAFRIFNGEGDGIGGLTIDYFEGYYMVSWYSEGIYSMKHHVYGVLDKLVEYKAVYEKKRFDTQGQYIEQDDFVRGIPGDFPIIVKENGMNFAVDLNDGAMTGIFLDQRDVRKALRDKYSEGKHVLNTFSYTGAFSVAAVLGGARETTSVDLAKRSLPKTIEQFSVNGIDYEAQNIQVMDVFDYFRYAKRHELKFDVVVLDPPSFARSKKYTFSTAKDYPALLKDAIEITEKNGIIIASTNNASFSMKKFKTFIEKGFADAGSRFKILEESSLPKDFRTSRDFPEFNYLKVVILQKLK comes from the coding sequence ATGACAAAAACGATTGATGTACAAGTAAACGCACAAAGTATAGCGGCCTTTAAGAAGGGCTACCCATTGATTTTGAAAGACGCGGTGATTAATCCGGAAGTGTTGCAGGAGGAAGGCTCACTTATCCGCTTGGTCGATAAATACCGTAAATTCATCGCAAAAGGCTATTATGGCAATCAAAACAAAGGAATCGGCTGGGTATTGACAAGGGATGAAAACGAGGAAATCGACTTCGCCTTTTTCGAATCCAAGATAGCAGCAGCTCTTTCGAGACGGGAATCTTTTTTTGAAGATAGCGAGACGACCGCATTCCGTATCTTCAACGGAGAAGGCGATGGCATCGGTGGATTGACGATTGATTATTTTGAAGGCTATTACATGGTGAGCTGGTATAGTGAAGGAATCTATTCCATGAAGCATCATGTGTATGGTGTGTTGGACAAGCTCGTGGAGTATAAGGCAGTATACGAAAAGAAACGCTTCGATACGCAAGGCCAGTACATCGAGCAGGATGATTTTGTAAGAGGGATCCCTGGGGATTTCCCGATCATCGTGAAAGAAAATGGCATGAACTTTGCCGTCGATCTGAATGATGGCGCAATGACGGGAATTTTCCTTGATCAGCGCGATGTGCGTAAAGCGCTGCGCGACAAGTATTCGGAAGGCAAGCATGTATTGAATACATTCTCATACACAGGTGCGTTTTCCGTTGCCGCGGTACTTGGCGGGGCGCGGGAGACGACGAGCGTTGATTTGGCGAAGCGCAGTTTGCCGAAGACGATCGAGCAGTTCAGTGTGAACGGGATTGACTATGAAGCACAAAACATTCAAGTGATGGACGTGTTCGATTACTTCCGTTATGCGAAACGTCATGAGCTGAAATTCGACGTTGTTGTTTTAGATCCACCGAGTTTTGCACGCTCCAAGAAATACACATTTAGCACGGCGAAGGATTACCCGGCCTTGCTGAAGGATGCAATTGAAATCACAGAGAAAAACGGCATTATTATTGCATCGACAAATAACGCAAGCTTCAGCATGAAGAAATTCAAGACATTCATAGAAAAAGGTTTCGCGGATGCTGGCTCACGCTTTAAGATCCTCGAGGAATCTTCATTGCCAAAGGATTTCCGCACAAGCCGTGACTTCCCGGAATTCAATTACTTGAAAGTCGTCATTTTGCAGAAGTTGAAATAA
- a CDS encoding MalY/PatB family protein, with amino-acid sequence MNVAEFCERYAVERKGTNSLKWDALDERFGDPDLIAAWVADMEFKAPEAVLDALQKRIAHGVFGYSFVPNSFYEAFIKWEKQHHGYEVKKEWMRFSTGVVTVLYWFINAYTKPREAVMIVTPVYYPFHNAVKDTDRKLVTCELVNDNGFYHIDFDAFEKSIIDNDVKLFIQCSPHNPVGRVWTEEELVKVLSICKKHGVLVVSDEIHQDLTMEGHKHIPSAIVCDGEFADRLITVTAPSKTFNLAGLLFSQIIIEDEQLRTQFDDYVKTVNQTEVNILGLTAAEAAYRHGQEWLDGLLAVIRHNYEHVKRHLHEVAPGIIISPLEGTYLIWLDLRNVIDPEKTKEFIQDRCRIAVDFGEWFGPEGKGFIRLNMATEPRFVELAVENILSNLGR; translated from the coding sequence ATGAACGTTGCCGAATTTTGCGAGCGGTATGCTGTCGAGCGAAAAGGAACGAATTCATTGAAATGGGATGCATTGGATGAGCGTTTCGGGGACCCTGATCTGATCGCAGCATGGGTTGCAGATATGGAGTTCAAGGCCCCCGAAGCAGTATTGGATGCATTGCAAAAACGGATTGCCCATGGCGTGTTCGGTTATTCATTCGTACCCAATTCTTTCTATGAAGCATTTATCAAGTGGGAGAAACAGCATCATGGCTACGAAGTGAAAAAAGAATGGATGCGCTTTTCAACCGGAGTCGTCACAGTACTATATTGGTTTATAAATGCATACACCAAACCTCGTGAAGCTGTCATGATTGTAACGCCTGTCTACTATCCATTCCATAACGCCGTGAAGGACACCGACCGTAAATTGGTGACTTGTGAGCTTGTGAACGATAATGGATTTTATCATATCGACTTTGATGCGTTCGAGAAAAGCATCATCGACAATGATGTAAAACTGTTCATCCAATGCTCTCCGCATAATCCTGTCGGCCGCGTATGGACAGAAGAGGAATTGGTGAAGGTCCTGTCAATTTGCAAGAAGCACGGCGTTCTAGTCGTTTCGGACGAAATTCACCAAGACCTTACTATGGAAGGGCATAAGCATATCCCTTCTGCAATTGTATGCGATGGTGAATTCGCAGATCGGCTCATCACCGTAACAGCGCCGTCTAAAACATTTAATTTGGCTGGACTCTTATTTTCACAAATCATAATTGAGGATGAACAGCTGCGTACCCAATTCGATGACTACGTGAAAACGGTGAATCAAACTGAAGTGAATATCCTTGGATTGACCGCCGCGGAAGCTGCTTATCGGCATGGACAAGAGTGGCTGGATGGACTATTGGCAGTCATCAGGCATAATTACGAACATGTGAAACGACATCTGCATGAAGTGGCACCCGGAATTATCATCTCTCCATTAGAAGGCACTTACTTGATCTGGCTTGATTTAAGAAATGTGATTGATCCAGAGAAAACAAAGGAGTTTATCCAAGATCGATGTCGAATTGCTGTTGATTTCGGGGAATGGTTTGGCCCAGAAGGAAAAGGGTTTATTCGATTGAATATGGCGACTGAGCCAAGATTTGTCGAGCTTGCCGTTGAAAATATCTTGTCGAACCTTGGAAGGTGA
- a CDS encoding HEAT repeat domain-containing protein, translating into MSQFETALPEQYETLKKQANYTSSWRERLDAVELLSAYQHDKIIDLLKNRMQHDTVYKVQVAAYEALVAFGEDVEKPLPARFDIIKDTDKIFLRVKKSLSKDHSVAEFADKLKRMRLDVYDAYEGDKGPQFMNWLEERWAKL; encoded by the coding sequence TTGAGCCAATTTGAAACAGCATTACCTGAGCAATATGAAACGTTAAAAAAACAGGCTAATTATACGTCTAGCTGGCGAGAGCGTTTAGACGCAGTCGAATTGTTATCGGCTTATCAACATGACAAAATCATTGATTTATTAAAAAATCGTATGCAGCATGATACTGTCTACAAGGTGCAAGTAGCAGCCTATGAAGCACTAGTGGCGTTTGGTGAGGACGTAGAGAAACCACTACCGGCACGTTTTGATATTATCAAAGACACAGACAAAATATTCTTACGGGTAAAAAAGAGCTTGTCGAAGGACCATTCAGTAGCAGAATTTGCGGATAAGCTAAAACGTATGCGTTTAGATGTCTATGATGCGTATGAAGGCGATAAAGGTCCACAATTTATGAACTGGTTAGAGGAACGTTGGGCAAAACTGTAA